Proteins from a genomic interval of Microbacterium abyssi:
- a CDS encoding PTS mannitol transporter subunit IICB, which produces MTTTSTEAPRKGGLRIGVQRFGTFLSGMIMPNIAAFIAWGFITMLFIPAGFFGAESPFGWHWVGVAEIIGGGGDSGVILWQGAMTAVAEGDGGNILAYVGLVGPMVTYLLPLLIANTGGRMVYGERGGVVATIATMGVIVGTNIPMFLGAMIMGPLAAWITKQMDKLWDGKIRAGFEMLVNNFSAGILGMILAIAGFFAFGPVMLGISTVLGTAVDWLVSLNLLPLVSIIVEPAKVLFLNNAINHGVFTPLGIEQATETGKSILFLIEANPGPGLGLLMAFTFFGVGAAKASAPGAAIIQFFGGIHEIYFPYALSKPLTILALIAGGASGVTTNMLLGGGLAFPAAPGSIIAVTAAAIGPGVWNLVVVYLSVIIAAVVTFLITAVILRASRKRDLAAESDSFGAAIAQTEANKGKKSEHLSNLAASAGTGAAAGAATTAVATAPIQNIVFACDAGMGSSAMGASVLRNKLKKAGIEDVKVTNQAIANLDGTADLVITQQQLTDRAKGKSPNSVHVSVDNFMNAPQYEEVVEMVREQKESGE; this is translated from the coding sequence ATGACGACGACGTCAACCGAGGCGCCCCGCAAGGGCGGCCTCCGGATCGGAGTGCAGAGGTTCGGCACCTTCCTCTCCGGCATGATCATGCCGAACATCGCCGCCTTCATCGCATGGGGATTCATCACCATGCTCTTCATCCCCGCCGGATTCTTCGGCGCTGAGAGCCCCTTCGGATGGCATTGGGTGGGCGTCGCCGAGATCATCGGCGGTGGCGGCGACTCCGGCGTGATCCTGTGGCAGGGCGCCATGACCGCCGTGGCCGAGGGCGACGGCGGGAACATCCTCGCCTACGTCGGACTCGTGGGCCCGATGGTCACCTACCTGCTGCCGCTGCTCATCGCGAACACCGGCGGACGCATGGTCTACGGCGAACGCGGCGGCGTGGTCGCCACGATCGCGACCATGGGCGTCATCGTCGGCACGAACATCCCGATGTTCCTCGGCGCGATGATCATGGGCCCGCTCGCGGCCTGGATCACCAAGCAGATGGACAAGCTCTGGGACGGCAAGATCCGCGCCGGCTTCGAGATGCTGGTGAACAACTTCTCCGCCGGCATCCTGGGCATGATCCTCGCCATAGCGGGCTTCTTCGCCTTCGGCCCCGTCATGCTCGGCATCAGCACCGTCCTCGGCACCGCCGTCGACTGGCTGGTCTCGCTCAACCTGCTGCCGCTGGTGTCGATCATCGTCGAACCGGCGAAGGTGCTGTTCCTGAACAACGCCATCAACCACGGCGTGTTCACGCCGCTCGGCATCGAACAGGCCACCGAGACCGGCAAGTCGATCCTGTTCCTCATCGAGGCCAACCCCGGACCCGGTCTCGGACTGCTGATGGCGTTCACGTTCTTCGGTGTCGGTGCTGCCAAGGCCTCCGCGCCGGGAGCGGCGATCATCCAGTTCTTCGGTGGCATCCACGAGATCTACTTCCCGTACGCGCTGAGCAAGCCGCTGACGATCCTCGCCCTCATCGCCGGTGGCGCCTCCGGTGTCACGACGAACATGCTCCTGGGCGGTGGGCTCGCGTTCCCCGCCGCTCCGGGAAGCATCATCGCCGTGACCGCAGCCGCCATCGGCCCCGGCGTCTGGAACCTGGTGGTCGTCTACCTCTCGGTCATCATCGCGGCCGTCGTGACCTTCCTGATCACCGCTGTCATCCTGCGGGCATCGCGTAAGCGCGACCTCGCGGCCGAGTCCGACTCGTTCGGCGCCGCCATCGCGCAGACCGAGGCGAACAAGGGCAAGAAGTCCGAGCACCTGTCCAACCTCGCCGCGAGCGCCGGCACGGGTGCAGCTGCGGGCGCGGCGACCACCGCCGTCGCCACCGCGCCGATCCAGAACATCGTGTTCGCGTGCGACGCCGGTATGGGGTCGTCCGCGATGGGCGCGAGCGTGCTGCGCAACAAGCTGAAGAAGGCCGGGATCGAGGACGTCAAGGTCACCAACCAGGCCATCGCAAACCTCGACGGCACCGCCGACCTGGTGATCACGCAGCAGCAGCTGACGGATCGCGCGAAGGGCAAGTCCCCGAACTCGGTGCACGTGTCGGTCGACAACTTCATGAATGCGCCGCAGTATGAAGAGGTCGTCGAGATGGTGCGCGAGCAGAAGGAATCCGGCGAGTAA
- the ptsP gene encoding phosphoenolpyruvate--protein phosphotransferase, with translation MTELRGVGIGQGVAQGPVTRMADALPAPENTPSAIGADAERTRAREAVAAVATELQQRAATAGGSAQEVLEAQAMIAEDPTLQDEVDARIDDGGTAEWAVHDAFAGFRATLEAVGGYLGERAADLDDIAQRVLAHLRGVDAPGVPDPGHPFVLVARDLAPADTALLNLEQVLALITTDGGPTSHTAILAREKGIVAIVGAVEAAALENGTTVIVDAAAGTVTTDPSAEQLARAAARAAARAAAVDALPSPGALADGTAIALLANLGKPADAADAVARGAEGVGLFRTEFLFLSASQAPTVAEQSATYRELLAAFGDKKVVVRMLDAGADKPLAFLNDAHEENPALGLRGLRSLRASEDILREQLTALAEADAATDADLWVMAPMVTTVEETKYFTDLAREYGLKTAGVMVEVPASALLADRVLAHADFASIGTNDLTQYTMAADRMLGSVAGFQDPWHPAVLRLVSEVGAAGARTGKPVGVCGEAAADPLLALVLVGLGATSLSMAPAALADVRLALSERTLDEARSLAEIALAADDAAGARKAAAEAAAALPSHQKETTS, from the coding sequence ATGACCGAGCTGCGCGGGGTGGGCATCGGCCAAGGCGTCGCCCAGGGACCGGTGACGCGGATGGCGGACGCGCTCCCCGCCCCGGAGAACACGCCGAGCGCCATCGGAGCGGATGCCGAGCGCACCCGCGCTCGCGAGGCCGTCGCCGCGGTCGCCACCGAGCTCCAGCAGCGCGCCGCGACCGCCGGCGGCTCCGCACAGGAGGTTCTGGAGGCCCAGGCGATGATCGCCGAGGATCCGACCCTGCAGGACGAGGTGGACGCGCGCATCGACGACGGCGGCACCGCGGAGTGGGCGGTGCACGACGCGTTCGCCGGCTTCCGCGCGACCCTCGAAGCGGTCGGCGGCTACCTCGGCGAGCGCGCGGCCGACCTCGACGACATCGCCCAGCGCGTCCTCGCGCACCTGCGGGGCGTCGACGCCCCCGGCGTGCCCGACCCCGGTCACCCGTTCGTCCTGGTCGCACGCGACCTCGCCCCCGCCGACACGGCACTGCTGAACCTCGAGCAGGTGCTCGCCCTCATCACCACCGACGGCGGGCCGACCTCGCACACGGCGATCCTCGCCAGGGAGAAGGGCATCGTCGCGATCGTCGGCGCGGTGGAGGCGGCGGCACTCGAGAACGGCACCACTGTGATCGTGGACGCCGCCGCGGGCACCGTCACCACCGACCCGTCCGCCGAGCAGCTCGCGCGCGCTGCGGCACGGGCCGCGGCACGGGCCGCAGCGGTCGACGCACTGCCCTCCCCCGGCGCCCTCGCCGACGGCACCGCGATCGCGCTGCTGGCCAATCTCGGCAAGCCCGCGGACGCCGCGGACGCCGTGGCCAGAGGCGCCGAGGGGGTAGGACTGTTCCGGACCGAGTTCCTGTTCCTCTCCGCGTCCCAGGCACCCACCGTCGCGGAGCAGAGCGCGACCTACCGCGAGCTGCTGGCCGCGTTCGGCGACAAGAAGGTCGTCGTGCGGATGCTGGATGCCGGTGCCGACAAGCCGCTGGCCTTCCTCAACGACGCGCACGAGGAGAACCCCGCGCTGGGGCTGCGGGGCCTGCGCTCCCTGCGCGCCAGCGAGGACATCCTCCGCGAGCAGCTCACGGCGCTCGCAGAGGCGGATGCCGCCACGGACGCCGACCTGTGGGTCATGGCCCCCATGGTCACCACAGTCGAGGAGACGAAGTACTTCACCGATCTCGCCCGCGAGTACGGGCTGAAGACCGCAGGCGTGATGGTGGAGGTGCCGGCAAGCGCTCTGCTGGCGGACCGCGTGCTCGCGCACGCCGACTTCGCCTCGATCGGCACGAACGATCTCACGCAGTACACGATGGCCGCCGACCGCATGCTCGGCTCGGTCGCGGGATTCCAGGACCCGTGGCATCCGGCGGTGCTGCGCCTTGTCAGCGAGGTCGGCGCCGCCGGCGCCCGCACGGGTAAGCCGGTAGGCGTCTGCGGCGAGGCCGCCGCAGATCCGCTCCTCGCGCTGGTCCTCGTGGGCCTCGGTGCGACGAGCCTGTCAATGGCCCCGGCGGCACTCGCCGATGTCAGACTCGCGCTCTCCGAGCGCACCCTCGACGAGGCACGCAGCCTCGCCGAGATCGCACTGGCGGCCGATGACGCCGCCGGTGCACGCAAAGCCGCGGCAGAAGCCGCCGCGGCCCTACCCTCCCACCAGAAAGAGACGACATCATGA
- a CDS encoding HPr family phosphocarrier protein, with amino-acid sequence MTEISRTVRIGSSHGLHARPAKLFAQAAKDAGIPVTIAKDSGKPVNAASILGVIALAVEHGDYVTLTADGDGAEGVLDTLTELLTTDHDQEPA; translated from the coding sequence ATGACCGAGATCTCACGCACCGTCCGCATCGGCTCCTCCCACGGGCTGCACGCCCGCCCGGCGAAGCTGTTCGCGCAGGCGGCGAAGGACGCCGGCATCCCGGTGACCATCGCGAAGGACTCCGGCAAGCCGGTCAACGCCGCCAGCATCCTCGGCGTCATCGCCCTCGCCGTCGAGCACGGCGACTACGTCACGCTCACCGCTGACGGCGACGGCGCGGAGGGCGTGCTGGACACGCTGACCGAGCTGCTCACGACCGACCACGACCAGGAGCCCGCCTGA
- a CDS encoding PTS sugar transporter subunit IIB — protein MERASERRAEEVASMMILVVCGAGASSTFVAQRLRRAATAAGREWQTAAGTEATISSAFADLVLIGPHLKDRVDAIRAATSARVAVLPEDVFGDRDGTRTLAIAEATLTDSPSTAKGTS, from the coding sequence ATGGAGAGAGCGTCCGAGAGGCGTGCGGAAGAGGTGGCATCGATGATGATCCTGGTGGTGTGCGGCGCGGGCGCGTCGAGCACCTTCGTCGCCCAGAGGCTGCGGCGGGCAGCGACCGCCGCCGGCCGTGAGTGGCAGACCGCCGCCGGCACCGAGGCCACCATCTCCTCCGCCTTCGCCGACCTCGTGCTCATCGGCCCGCACCTCAAAGATCGCGTGGATGCGATCCGCGCGGCGACGTCCGCCCGCGTCGCGGTGCTGCCGGAGGACGTCTTCGGCGACCGGGACGGCACAAGGACCCTCGCGATCGCCGAGGCGACGCTCACTGACTCCCCATCCACCGCGAAAGGAACATCATGA
- a CDS encoding BglG family transcription antiterminator: MSRQRQDRLLQTLLRQDDWATAASLADLLGVTPRSIRSYVAALNARTPNADAVESGPAGYRAGPGAHDALRTRLTGESAPRDRLHAVVRMLLDAEDGIDVYETADRLHVSEATLESDLARVRGLLDGMELRLERDRETVRLRGAEVAQRRLLSRLAHDEMDAGSFHPESIRRALTGTAVAAHAVGPFKTALVRELGALGYYVNELAISDVLLHIAIAADRVSAGRALETPVAGTWEEIPKLGAVIRDLAAEHFGVALGEGDSAHLATLVLTRAIAPGQDAAADAVRSGVDPAIETAVRTEIVQAAADYQVDLVDEKFILRLALHVQNLLRRADEQAWTRNPLTRSLKSSYPMIFEVAVSIASGLHDRLGAPIHDDEIAYIAMHIGGRLERSRKAESILTATIVCPGYYELHELLRSSVDRSLGSAVEVTGVVTTVDPDWGSIGTDLVLTTIDPGASSDRYVRIQPFLTDADVERVSQTAARLRRARRLNRLREELARYFSPDAYLHPLPDEGAEAIIRRLGGMLTASGLIGDDYVENTITRERMSSTAFTDALAVPHALQMTAERTAIAIGVADGSVAWGDGRVQVVALAAFSESDRTAFQTVFEQLVEVFSERESVQRIVRRGTTFEAFLDELVAVIDG; the protein is encoded by the coding sequence ATGTCGCGACAGCGTCAGGACCGGCTCCTGCAGACCCTGCTCCGGCAGGACGACTGGGCCACCGCCGCGAGCCTCGCCGACCTGCTCGGCGTGACGCCGCGCAGCATCCGCTCGTACGTCGCGGCCCTTAACGCCAGGACGCCGAACGCCGACGCCGTCGAGTCCGGGCCGGCGGGGTACCGAGCGGGGCCGGGCGCGCACGATGCGCTGCGTACGCGCCTGACCGGGGAATCCGCGCCGCGCGACCGCCTCCACGCCGTCGTGCGGATGCTGCTGGACGCTGAGGACGGGATCGACGTGTACGAGACGGCCGACCGGCTGCATGTCAGCGAAGCGACCCTGGAGTCCGACCTCGCGCGCGTGCGCGGCCTGCTCGACGGCATGGAGCTGCGGCTCGAGCGTGACCGCGAGACCGTGCGCCTGCGCGGGGCGGAGGTCGCCCAGCGGCGGCTGCTCAGCAGACTCGCGCACGACGAGATGGATGCCGGCTCCTTCCACCCCGAGAGCATCCGCCGCGCTCTGACCGGCACGGCCGTCGCCGCGCACGCCGTGGGGCCGTTCAAGACGGCGCTGGTGCGGGAGCTCGGCGCGCTCGGGTACTACGTCAACGAGCTGGCGATCTCGGACGTGCTGCTGCACATCGCGATCGCCGCCGATCGCGTCTCGGCGGGGCGCGCGCTGGAGACGCCGGTCGCTGGCACCTGGGAAGAGATCCCGAAGCTCGGCGCCGTCATCCGCGACCTGGCCGCCGAGCACTTCGGCGTCGCGCTGGGGGAGGGCGACAGCGCCCACCTCGCGACTCTCGTGCTGACGCGGGCGATCGCGCCCGGGCAGGATGCCGCCGCCGACGCCGTGCGCAGCGGAGTGGACCCCGCGATCGAGACCGCGGTGCGCACCGAGATCGTGCAGGCCGCCGCCGATTACCAGGTCGACCTCGTCGACGAGAAGTTCATCCTGCGCCTGGCCCTGCACGTGCAGAACCTGCTGCGCCGCGCCGATGAGCAGGCGTGGACCCGCAACCCGCTCACCCGTTCCCTGAAGTCGTCGTACCCGATGATCTTCGAGGTCGCGGTGTCCATCGCCAGCGGCCTGCACGACCGGCTCGGCGCACCGATCCACGACGACGAGATCGCCTACATCGCCATGCACATCGGCGGGCGGCTCGAGCGCAGCCGCAAGGCCGAGTCGATCCTCACCGCCACCATCGTGTGCCCGGGCTACTACGAACTGCACGAGCTGCTGCGCTCGAGCGTGGACAGGTCGCTGGGCTCAGCGGTCGAGGTGACGGGCGTCGTCACCACCGTCGACCCCGACTGGGGGAGCATCGGCACCGACCTGGTGCTCACGACCATCGACCCCGGTGCGAGCAGCGATCGCTATGTGCGCATCCAGCCGTTCCTCACCGACGCCGACGTGGAGCGGGTGTCGCAGACCGCCGCGCGGCTCCGCCGTGCCCGGCGCCTGAACCGGCTGCGGGAGGAGCTGGCCCGGTACTTCTCCCCGGACGCCTACCTGCATCCGCTGCCGGACGAGGGCGCGGAGGCCATCATCCGGCGCCTCGGCGGGATGCTGACGGCATCCGGTCTGATCGGCGACGACTACGTCGAGAACACCATCACCCGCGAGCGGATGTCGTCGACCGCGTTCACCGATGCGCTGGCCGTGCCCCACGCGCTGCAGATGACCGCGGAGCGCACCGCCATCGCCATCGGCGTCGCGGACGGGTCGGTCGCCTGGGGCGACGGGCGCGTGCAGGTCGTCGCGCTCGCCGCGTTCAGCGAGAGCGATCGCACGGCGTTCCAGACCGTGTTCGAGCAGCTGGTCGAGGTGTTCAGCGAACGCGAGAGCGTGCAGCGGATCGTCCGCAGGGGTACGACCTTCGAGGCGTTCCTCGACGAGCTCGTCGCCGTGATCGACGGCTGA
- a CDS encoding HPr family phosphocarrier protein yields the protein MPIRHVVVSAHNGMHARPVAELARLAIDHAHPITLTTAAGVTVDVGSVLAVMDLALNSGDEVRLETPASPSAEEVLDDLAAVLDPRR from the coding sequence ATGCCGATCAGACACGTGGTCGTCAGCGCGCACAACGGCATGCACGCCAGGCCGGTCGCCGAGCTGGCGCGGCTGGCGATCGACCATGCGCATCCGATCACGCTGACCACGGCGGCGGGAGTGACGGTCGACGTCGGCAGCGTCCTCGCCGTGATGGACCTCGCACTGAATTCCGGGGATGAGGTCCGGCTCGAGACGCCGGCATCGCCGTCGGCCGAGGAGGTCCTCGACGACCTGGCCGCGGTGCTCGACCCGCGGCGCTGA
- a CDS encoding TSUP family transporter yields MILSLVGVAAFVAGVVQRVTGLAFVLVLIGPIVLVYGAVEGVTLAVLLAVIASVFALPSAWRDVDWARTLWLLGAGLLAAPFGALMTRLLPEPALLFVIGAMAIIALLGPRLSGPAAAMLRGRRGAIMAGAAAGFMHSSSGLSGPALAAYAISDRWEQRRFAASAQVIFLGYGLISVALRGLPVSPTWEVLVLGACTAGGIIGGALLVRMIPVALARGVMLWCAWIGALVVLVRAILAVTV; encoded by the coding sequence CTGATCCTCTCCCTCGTCGGAGTCGCTGCCTTCGTCGCGGGGGTCGTACAGCGCGTGACCGGGCTCGCGTTCGTGCTCGTGCTGATCGGCCCGATCGTGCTGGTGTACGGAGCGGTCGAAGGCGTGACTCTCGCCGTGCTGCTGGCGGTGATCGCCTCGGTGTTCGCCCTGCCGTCGGCATGGCGCGATGTGGACTGGGCCCGAACGCTGTGGCTGCTCGGTGCCGGCCTTCTCGCGGCGCCGTTCGGTGCGCTGATGACACGGCTTCTGCCGGAACCGGCCCTGTTGTTCGTGATCGGGGCCATGGCGATCATCGCCCTCCTCGGTCCCCGGCTGAGCGGCCCGGCTGCCGCGATGCTACGGGGACGGCGGGGCGCGATCATGGCGGGAGCTGCAGCCGGCTTCATGCACAGTTCGAGCGGGCTGTCCGGTCCCGCACTCGCCGCCTACGCGATCAGCGATCGATGGGAGCAGCGCCGGTTCGCGGCGAGCGCTCAGGTGATCTTCCTCGGCTACGGGCTCATCTCCGTGGCCCTTCGAGGTCTGCCGGTCTCTCCGACGTGGGAGGTGCTCGTGCTGGGCGCGTGCACCGCAGGCGGCATCATCGGCGGCGCACTGCTCGTGCGGATGATTCCGGTGGCGCTTGCTCGCGGAGTGATGCTGTGGTGCGCATGGATCGGCGCGCTGGTCGTGCTGGTGCGGGCGATCCTGGCCGTCACGGTGTGA
- a CDS encoding phospho-sugar mutase encodes MSVEETLETARAWLRQDPDAETRDELAGLITRAASGDTAAVADLDDRFCTRLAFGTAGLRGELGAGSNRMNRVLVSQAAAGFAAYLRERAGGATPVIVIGYDGRRNSRRFALDSAELFAGAGLRAILLPRLLPTPVLAFAVRHLGADAGVMVTASHNPPNDNGYKVYLGGAEGGSQIVAPADAEIAAHIQQVADAGDIAALPRSTGYEVADEDVVDAYVSATAAVAPAPESARGITWVYTAMHGVGWETFARILDAAGYPRPKTVGEQLNPDPMFRTVAFPNPEEPGAMDLAFAAARRTGADFILANDPDADRLAVAIPDESAEGGWRRLSGNEIGLLLGARAARAAEGTAGASLACSLVSSPGLGAIAAHHGLDFHETLTGFKWISRAPGMVFGYEEALGYLVNPETVRDKDGISAAIAVLGLAAEARERGETLASLLADLGETYGHFASGQVSVRVDDLAVIGKVMLALRTLPPTRIGETAVASAEDLLQADPGQPSGDVLRYRLADGSRVIVRPSGTEPKLKVYLDAQAPSAEAAAGVVAALETGVRALLEERS; translated from the coding sequence ATGAGCGTCGAGGAGACGCTCGAGACCGCGCGCGCCTGGCTGCGTCAGGACCCGGATGCCGAGACCCGCGACGAGCTCGCCGGCCTCATCACGCGCGCGGCCTCCGGGGATACCGCGGCCGTAGCCGACCTCGACGACCGCTTCTGCACCCGTCTCGCCTTCGGCACGGCCGGCCTCCGAGGCGAGCTCGGTGCCGGAAGCAACCGGATGAACCGCGTGCTCGTATCGCAGGCCGCTGCCGGTTTCGCCGCGTACCTGCGCGAGCGCGCAGGCGGCGCCACCCCCGTGATCGTGATCGGCTACGACGGACGCCGCAACTCGCGCCGGTTCGCGCTGGACTCCGCCGAGCTGTTCGCCGGAGCGGGCCTCCGAGCGATTCTGCTCCCCCGTCTGTTGCCGACGCCGGTGCTGGCGTTCGCCGTGCGTCACCTCGGTGCGGATGCCGGCGTCATGGTGACCGCGAGCCACAACCCGCCGAACGACAACGGCTACAAGGTCTACCTCGGCGGCGCGGAGGGGGGATCGCAGATCGTCGCTCCCGCAGACGCAGAGATCGCCGCGCACATCCAGCAGGTCGCGGATGCCGGTGACATCGCCGCGCTCCCCCGCTCGACCGGGTACGAGGTCGCCGATGAGGACGTCGTCGACGCCTACGTCTCCGCCACCGCGGCCGTCGCCCCGGCGCCGGAATCCGCGCGGGGCATCACCTGGGTGTACACCGCGATGCACGGCGTCGGGTGGGAGACGTTCGCGCGGATCCTGGATGCCGCCGGCTACCCGCGCCCGAAGACGGTCGGCGAGCAGCTGAATCCGGACCCGATGTTCCGCACCGTCGCGTTCCCGAACCCGGAGGAGCCCGGCGCCATGGACCTCGCGTTCGCGGCAGCGCGCCGCACCGGCGCTGATTTCATCCTCGCCAACGACCCGGATGCCGACCGCCTGGCGGTCGCGATCCCCGACGAGTCCGCCGAGGGCGGCTGGCGCCGGCTCAGCGGAAACGAGATCGGCCTGTTGCTCGGGGCCCGCGCGGCCCGCGCCGCCGAGGGCACGGCGGGAGCATCGCTCGCGTGCTCGCTGGTCTCCTCGCCGGGGCTCGGCGCGATCGCCGCGCACCACGGCCTCGACTTCCACGAGACGCTGACCGGATTCAAATGGATCTCGCGCGCCCCCGGCATGGTGTTCGGGTATGAGGAGGCGCTCGGCTACCTCGTGAATCCGGAGACCGTCCGCGACAAGGACGGCATCTCCGCCGCCATCGCGGTGCTGGGTCTCGCCGCCGAAGCCCGCGAACGCGGCGAGACGCTCGCGAGTCTGCTCGCCGACCTCGGGGAGACGTACGGGCATTTCGCGAGCGGGCAGGTCTCGGTGCGGGTCGACGATCTCGCGGTCATCGGCAAGGTCATGCTGGCGCTGCGGACGCTTCCGCCGACCAGGATCGGAGAGACCGCGGTGGCGTCGGCCGAAGACCTGCTGCAGGCGGATCCCGGTCAGCCCTCCGGCGACGTGCTGCGCTACCGTCTCGCCGACGGCTCGCGCGTGATCGTGCGCCCCAGCGGCACCGAGCCGAAGCTCAAGGTCTATCTCGACGCGCAGGCCCCGTCGGCCGAGGCGGCGGCGGGCGTCGTCGCCGCGCTCGAGACCGGCGTGCGCGCGCTGCTGGAGGAGCGCTCCTGA
- a CDS encoding purine-nucleoside phosphorylase — protein sequence MTDIHDNPLNAPDADPFEIAARAAADIARLTGVEKHEIALTLGSGWGKAAELIGETVATIPATEVTGFSKPALEGHVGTLRSIRTPGGRNVLVIGARTHYYEGHGVRRVVHSVRTAAATGASIMVLTNGAGGVRERWQPGQPVLISDHLNLTADSPLEGAKFVDLTDLYSQRLRDIARTVDPSLDEGVYTQFRGPHYETPAEVQMAKHIGGHIVGMSTALEAIAAREAGMEILGFSLITNLAAGIQKTPLSHGEVIEAGKAAEPVISALLARVVEAL from the coding sequence ATGACCGACATTCATGACAATCCCCTCAACGCTCCGGACGCAGACCCGTTCGAGATCGCAGCCCGAGCCGCCGCGGACATCGCGCGACTCACCGGGGTCGAGAAGCACGAAATCGCCCTCACGCTCGGCAGCGGGTGGGGCAAGGCGGCCGAGCTCATCGGCGAGACCGTCGCCACGATCCCCGCCACCGAGGTCACCGGGTTCTCCAAGCCCGCTCTGGAGGGCCACGTCGGCACGCTGCGCAGCATCCGCACCCCCGGTGGCAGGAACGTGCTCGTCATCGGCGCGCGCACGCACTATTACGAGGGGCACGGCGTCCGCCGCGTCGTGCACAGCGTCCGCACGGCAGCGGCTACCGGCGCTTCTATCATGGTGCTCACCAACGGCGCCGGGGGCGTTCGCGAGCGCTGGCAGCCCGGCCAGCCGGTGCTGATCAGCGACCACCTCAACCTCACCGCCGACTCGCCGCTCGAAGGCGCGAAGTTCGTCGACCTCACCGACCTGTACTCGCAGCGCCTGCGCGACATCGCGCGCACCGTCGACCCCTCGCTCGACGAGGGCGTGTACACCCAGTTCCGCGGTCCGCACTATGAGACGCCTGCCGAGGTGCAGATGGCGAAGCACATCGGCGGTCACATCGTCGGCATGTCAACCGCGCTCGAGGCGATCGCCGCCCGCGAGGCCGGCATGGAGATCCTCGGCTTCTCGTTGATCACGAACCTCGCCGCCGGCATCCAGAAGACCCCGCTCAGCCACGGTGAGGTCATCGAGGCGGGCAAGGCCGCGGAACCGGTGATCTCAGCGCTGCTCGCCCGAGTGGTGGAAGCGCTGTGA